A stretch of Aureispira sp. CCB-E DNA encodes these proteins:
- the bshA gene encoding N-acetyl-alpha-D-glucosaminyl L-malate synthase BshA, which yields MKIGIVCYPTYGGSGVVATELGKGLASRGHKVHFISYRQPARLDAFHENIFYKEVRFANYPLFDYPPYETALASKLVDVVKYDKLDILHVHYAIPHASVAYMAKKILLNEGIYIPVVTTLHGTDITLVGKDPAYAPTVTFAMNKSDGLTAVSESLKQDTLNFFDVAKEIKVIPNFIDFNRFKKTDKDHFKKAIAPNGEKIITHISNFRKVKRVDDAIRIFDIIRKKIDSKLLLIGDGPERQNLEQLCRELNLCDDIRFLGKQDAIEELLAISDLFLMPSSSESFGLSALEAMACEVPVISSNAGGLAEVNIHGKTGYLSNIGDVKDMAANALKIFSTDEIHQAFRNNALEQAKTFDIHNILPIYEEYYQEVIDTAVYAK from the coding sequence ATGAAAATTGGAATTGTGTGCTACCCTACTTATGGAGGGTCGGGAGTGGTAGCAACTGAACTAGGAAAAGGCTTGGCTTCTAGAGGACATAAAGTGCATTTTATCAGCTATCGACAACCTGCTCGATTAGATGCCTTTCACGAAAATATTTTTTACAAAGAAGTTCGCTTTGCCAATTACCCTTTATTTGATTACCCTCCTTATGAAACAGCGTTAGCTAGCAAATTAGTGGATGTTGTCAAATACGACAAGCTAGATATTTTGCATGTTCATTATGCTATTCCTCATGCTTCGGTTGCTTATATGGCAAAAAAAATTCTCCTAAACGAAGGAATTTATATACCTGTTGTAACCACATTACATGGAACAGATATTACCTTAGTCGGAAAAGACCCAGCCTATGCGCCAACAGTTACTTTTGCAATGAATAAGTCCGATGGGCTGACAGCTGTTTCTGAAAGCTTAAAACAAGATACACTCAACTTCTTTGATGTTGCCAAAGAAATTAAAGTTATTCCCAATTTTATTGATTTTAACCGTTTCAAAAAAACAGACAAAGATCACTTCAAAAAGGCAATCGCCCCCAATGGGGAAAAAATTATCACACATATTTCAAATTTCAGAAAAGTCAAGCGTGTAGACGATGCCATTCGTATCTTTGACATTATTCGCAAAAAAATAGATTCCAAACTTTTGTTAATTGGAGATGGTCCCGAACGCCAAAACTTAGAACAGCTTTGCCGAGAATTAAATCTTTGTGACGACATTCGTTTTCTTGGCAAACAAGATGCCATTGAAGAACTCTTAGCTATTTCTGATTTGTTCCTAATGCCCTCTAGTAGTGAGAGTTTTGGTCTATCTGCTCTAGAAGCAATGGCTTGTGAAGTTCCTGTCATTTCTTCTAATGCTGGAGGCTTAGCAGAGGTTAATATACATGGCAAAACGGGCTATTTAAGCAATATCGGGGATGTAAAAGATATGGCTGCCAATGCACTCAAAATCTTTAGTACAGATGAAATACATCAAGCGTTTAGAAATAATGCTTTAGAACAGGCTAAAACATTTGATATTCACAATATCCTTCCTATCTATGAAGAATACTATCAAGAAGTAATTGATACCGCTGTGTATGCCAAGTAA
- the nadC gene encoding carboxylating nicotinate-nucleotide diphosphorylase: MNKINDQELLNFITNALHEDIQDGDHTSLACVPKGAIGKAKLLVKDEGILAGVALAKKIFQHVDPDFEIEIFIEDGTPVKYGDIAFEVRGKSQAILKTERLVLNAMQRMSGIATMSRQFVDAVDGLNVQILDTRKTTPLLRFLEKWAVRIGGATNYRTGLYDRIMIKDNHIDFCGTITKAVNQTQAYLKEQHLDLEITLEVRDMQELQEALEVGQINRIMLDNFDTDTMRKAVALIDGRFEVEASGGITLETVRAYAETGVDFISVGALTHSFRSMDLSLKKK, from the coding sequence ATGAATAAAATAAACGACCAAGAATTGCTCAATTTTATAACCAATGCTTTACACGAAGATATTCAAGATGGTGATCATACTTCTTTGGCTTGTGTACCCAAAGGGGCGATTGGAAAAGCAAAATTATTGGTTAAAGATGAAGGAATCTTGGCAGGTGTAGCCTTGGCCAAAAAAATTTTTCAGCATGTTGATCCCGATTTTGAGATAGAGATATTTATTGAAGATGGAACGCCTGTCAAATATGGCGACATTGCTTTTGAGGTACGAGGAAAAAGTCAAGCAATTTTAAAAACAGAACGTTTGGTTTTGAATGCTATGCAGCGAATGAGCGGTATTGCGACAATGTCTCGACAGTTTGTAGATGCTGTAGATGGCTTGAATGTTCAAATTTTGGATACACGCAAGACGACTCCTCTGTTGCGTTTCTTAGAGAAATGGGCTGTTCGAATTGGTGGCGCAACCAATTATAGAACTGGTTTGTACGATCGAATTATGATTAAGGATAATCACATTGATTTTTGTGGCACCATTACAAAAGCGGTCAATCAAACACAAGCGTATTTAAAAGAACAGCATTTGGATTTGGAAATTACTTTGGAAGTGCGAGATATGCAAGAATTGCAGGAAGCTCTAGAAGTAGGGCAAATTAATCGAATTATGTTAGATAATTTTGATACAGATACGATGCGCAAAGCAGTGGCTTTGATTGATGGGCGATTTGAAGTAGAAGCTTCAGGCGGCATTACTTTAGAAACTGTCCGTGCATATGCAGAAACAGGAGTGGATTTTATTTCTGTTGGCGCCTTGACACATTCTTTTAGAAGCATGGATTTGAGTCTTAAGAAAAAATAA